A window from Carassius gibelio isolate Cgi1373 ecotype wild population from Czech Republic chromosome B3, carGib1.2-hapl.c, whole genome shotgun sequence encodes these proteins:
- the LOC127953844 gene encoding uncharacterized protein LOC127953844 produces the protein MRDPRDVRELVEAIELADAVHPSGAGDRLPPFPRRVVQERRPLEGTARPVSRPTVPPPRDEPMPSAEPPSPPRAWLAGCILHQRVPAGAPEADVKVDGRRFRALLDSGSAVTLIQARLCAPRSGRKNFLPITCVHGDTRQVPAREMVISSPQGTWPVEVGLVKDLPVAVLLGRDWPGFEKLLSAATQPASPKGNRRRPRRPPGPRRRPALLVSDSGREGEAPSQSTNLFYDVYQQAAGGGSFAKEQREDDRLKHCWSQVRVVDGEDVLPRPHPLPHFVVENGLLYCVAQRRGEEKKLLVVPRAKTETILELAHSHPMAGHLAAANTAQRIRDRFHWPGLDAEVKRFCQACPTCQATSPRTPPPSPLIPLPIIEVPFERIGMDIVGPLPKSARGHEHILVIVDYATRYPEAVPLRKATAKSIAQELFLLASRVGLPSEILTDQGTPFMSRLMADLCRLLRVKQLRTTVYHPQTDGLVERFNQTLKQMLRRVAAEDKRDWDLMIPYVLFGIREVPQASTGFTPFELLFGRQPRGLLDVAREAWEQQPAPHRTVIEHVRQMRERIDRVMPLVREHLTRAQQAQQRHYDRTAQPREFQPGDRVMVLVPSSACKFLASWKGPYSVVERVGPVTYRLRQPGRRQAEQLYHVNLLKKWVGTRDQVAALSLTEPVVVDINPHLSAAQKTELQHLVSQFQDVFSSQPGQTNVLQHHIRTPPGVVVRQRPYRVPEARRQAIEEEVQQMLKLGVIEPSRSPWSSPIVMVPKPDGTLRFCNDFRRLNEVSEFDGYPMPRVDELLDRLGRARYISTLDLTKGYWQVPLSEAAKPKTAFSTPSGHWQYRTLPFGLHGAPATFQRMMDILLRPHQAYAAAYLDDVVVHSEAWDEHLNRLRRVLSELRRAGLTANPRKCHLALSEAKYLGYQVGRGLIRPQDKKVEAIHAAPRPETKTQVRAFLGLAGYYRCFIPNFSSLAAPLTDLTRKGQPEKVCWTPSAEEAFSQVKAALTSSPVLRAPDFSCPFLLQTDASDTGLGAVLSQIQEGEEHPIIYISRKLSPAERKYAAVEKEALAIRWAVLELRYYLLGRKFTLVTDHAPLQWMARAKDTNARVTRWFLALQDFHFEVRHRAGAANANADGLSRIWTAYAESSE, from the exons atgagggacccacgtgacgtccgggaactagtggaggcgatcgagctggcggatgccgttcatcccagcggggcaggggaccggctgccgccattcccccggagggtggtccaggagcgacgcccgctcgaaggcaccgcgcgacccgtcagcaggccgacggttcccccaccgcgagatgagcccatgccaagtgccgaaccaccgtcgcctccgcgagcctggctggcaggctgcatccttcaccaacgggtgccggcgggagcccccgaagcagatgtgaaggtggatggaagacggttccgggccctgttggactcaggcagtgcggtcaccctcatccaggcgcggctgtgcgccccgcgaagcggccggaaaaacttcctaccgattacctgtgtgcacggagacactcgtcaagtaccggcccgtgaaatggtcatttcgtccccccaaggcacctggccagtggaggtaggcctggtgaaggacctgccggtggccgtactgcttggaagggattggcccggcttcgagaagctgctgtccgccgctacccagcctgccagccccaaggggaaccgtcgaagaccgaggcggccgcctggaccccgccgccgaccggccctgctcgtctccgacagtgggagagaaggtgaggccccctcccaatctactaatctgttttatgatgtctaccaacaggccgctggagggggctctttcgccaaggaacagcgggaggacgaccgactcaagcactgttggagccaggtgcgagtcgtggatggagaggacgtcctcccccggccccaccctctcccacattttgtcgtagagaatggcctgctgtattgtgtcgcccagcgtaggggggaggagaaaaagttactagttgtgcctcgtgccaagaccgagaccattctggagctggcccattcccaccccatggcaggacacctcgcggcagccaatactgcccaacgcatccgcgaccgtttccattggccgggcctggacgccgaggtaaagcggttctgccaggcctgcccgacctgtcaggccacgtcgccccggactcctccccccagcccgctcatcccgctgcctatcatcgaggtgcccttcgagcggattggaatggacatagtggggccgttgccgaagtctgcccgagggcatgagcacatcctggtcatcgtcgactatgccacccggtacccagaagcagtccccctgcggaaggccaccgcaaagtccatcgcccaggagctgtttctgctggccagccgagtcggcctcccctcagagatcctgactgaccagggaaccccctttatgtcccggctaatggctgacctctgccggctgctgcgggtgaagcagttgaggaccactgtttatcacccccagactgatggcctcgtagagagatttaaccagaccctcaagcaaatgctcagacgtgtggcggcggaggacaagcgggattgggacctcatgatcccctacgtgctcttcgggatccgcgaagttccccaggcctcaactggcttcacccccttcgagctcctgtttggccgtcaaccccggggcctcttggacgtggcccgggaagcgtgggagcagcagccggccccgcatcgtaccgtcatcgaacatgtccggcaaatgagggaacggatcgaccgagtgatgccgttagtccgggaacacctcaccagggcccaacaagcgcagcaacgtcattatgaccggacagcccagccacgggagttccaaccgggagaccgcgtcatggtcctggtccccagctccgcctgcaaatttctggcctcctggaaggggccctactcggtcgtcgagagggttggaccggtcacttaccgcctgagacagccgggacgacggcaggcggagcaactctaccacgtcaacctcctaaagaaatgggtggggacccgggaccaagtagctgccctaagcctcaccgagcccgtggttgtggatatcaacccccacctttcggctgcccagaagacggagctgcagcacctggtcagtcagttccaggatgtgttctcctctcagcccgggcagaccaacgtgcttcaacaccatatccggacgcccccaggagtcgtcgttaggcaacggccctaccgagtcccggaggctcgtcggcaggctattgaggaagaggtccaacagatgctaaagttgggggtaatagaaccatcccggagtccgtggtccagccccattgtgatggtcccaaagccggatggcaccctccgcttttgtaacgacttccgccgcctgaacgaagtctccgaattcgacgggtaccccatgcctcgggtggacgaactgctggaccggctaggaagggcccggtatatcagcaccctagacctaaccaagggctattggcaggtaccgctctccgaggccgccaagccgaaaaccgccttctccacccccagtggccactggcagtaccggacccttcccttcggcctacatggggcccccgcgacgttccagcggatgatggacatcctcctgcggcctcaccaagcttacgcggccgcctacctggatgacgtcgtggtccactccgaggcgtgggacgaacatctgaatcgtctgcggagggtgctctcggagctccggcgggctggacttaccgccaacccccgaaaatgccacctagccctctctgaggccaagtacctgggctatcaagtcggccgaggactcatccggccgcaagacaagaaagttgaggccatccacgccgcaccaagaccggagacaaagacccaggtacgagccttcttggggttggcgggttattatcgttgttttatccccaacttctcctctttagccgcccccctgacagacctgaccaggaaggggcagccggagaaagtatgctggaccccgtcggcggaagaagccttctcccaggtgaaagcagcactcacgtcctcgccggtactccgcgccccggactttagctgccccttcctgctgcagacggatgcttccgacacaggactaggagcggtcctctcccaaattcaggaaggtgaggagcatccgatcatctacatcagcaggaagctgtcccccgccgagaggaaatacgccgctgtggagaaggaagccctggccatcaggtgggcagtcctggagctccggtactacctcctgggccgcaagttcaccctggtaaccgaccacgcgcccctacagtggatggcccgcgccaaggacaccaacgccagggtgactcgctggttcctagcgctccaggacttccacttcgaagtccgccatcgagctggggccgccaacgcgaacgccgatggcctctcccggatctggacagcttatgcag aaagcagcgagtga
- the LOC127951754 gene encoding peripheral myelin protein 22: MLAILLATIVLHLTDLIILFISTCANAWRTDGVRNYHLWYDCTQKNGEADCSGTSDADWLQAVQALMVLATIFCLISFIFFLCQLFTLVKGGRFFFTAVFQVLASLFVMSGAIIYTVMSPEMKNENDAYGYAFVLAWLAFPLTLISGFIYIVLRKKE; the protein is encoded by the exons ATGCTGGCCATTCTGTTAGCGACGATAGTCTTGCATCTGACAGACCTTATCATTCTCTTCATCTCCACATGTGCTAAT GCCTGGAGAACAGATGGAGTTAGGAATTATCACCTCTGGTATGACTGCACACAAAAGAATGGAGAAGCTGACTGCAGTGGGACTAGTGATGCTG ACTGGCTTCAAGCAGTTCAAGCCCTCATGGTCCTAGCCACCATTTTCTGCTTgatctccttcatcttcttccTCTGCCAGCTCTTCACTCTTGTAAAGGGAGGTCGCTTCTTTTTCACAGCCGTCTTCCAGGTCCTTGCCA GTCTGTTTGTGATGAGCGGGGCCATCATCTACACGGTGATGAGTCCAGAGATGAAAAATGAGAATGATGCTTACGGATACGCCTTCGTCCTGGCCTGGCTGGCTTTCCCTCTCACGCTCATCAGTGGCTTCATTTATATTGTCCTGAGGAAGAAAGAATGA